In Cryptomeria japonica chromosome 10, Sugi_1.0, whole genome shotgun sequence, a genomic segment contains:
- the LOC131078964 gene encoding probable methyltransferase TCM_000168, protein MEKVFSMNAGDGDSSYAQNSSFLQKNVLLKAKPSLEESIRSWETTFECDTLCIADLGCSSGPNTLFVTQIITSEIGEKYAHKGIRVPEFQILYNDLPSTDFNALFKLLLAAPPAERSYLVAGVPGSFHNRLFPSRSLHFIHSSNSLHWLSRVPPEIEDKNSKCWNKGRIFISEKGPPEVGDAYFAQYQKDFNMFLRARAKEVVEGGRMFLVFGSRPSADKRQYTWASFSWEDLGFAIKDLVSQGIIEEERLDSFNLPAYQVSEDELRSEVHKEGSFTIVGLEIIIGSSSMDKYDDNEKGKLFSKQMRAVLESLISYHFGEKVVDAIFNRYAEIFTANIIQNEEYMKQATRIAVTLERNDST, encoded by the exons ATGGAGAAGGTCTTTTCGATGAATGCAGGCGATGGAGACTCCAGCTATGCTCAAAATTCCAGTTTCTTGCAG AAGAACGTATTATTGAAAGCAAAACCATCGCTAGAAGAGAGCATTAGAAGTTGGGAGACCACATTTGAGTGTGACACGCTGTGTATTGCAGATCTGGGTTGTTCTTCAGGGCCCAATACACTGTTTGTCACACAAATAATCACTTCAGAAATCGGGGAAAAATATGcccacaaaggaattagggttcCTGAGTTTCAGATCTTGTACAACGACCTTCCATCGACTGATTTCAATGCACTTTTCAAACTTTTATTGGCTGCCCCGCCTGCGGAAAGATCTTATTTGGTGGCGGGCGTTCCGGGCTCCTTCCACAACCGACTATTTCCATCTCGAAGTCTCCATTTCATCCATTCTTCTAACAGCCTACATTGGCTCTCTCGG GTACCCCCCGAGATAGAAGATAAGAATAGCAAATGTTGGAACAAAGGGAGAATATTCATATCAGAGAAGGGGCCTCCAGAAGTTGGAGATGCTTACTTTGCACAATATCAAAAAGATTTCAATATGTTTTTAAGAGCACGGGCAAAAGAGGTGGTGGAAGGAGGACGAATGTTTCTAGTGTTTGGTAGCCGCCCAAGTGCAGACAAAAGGCAATACACTTGGGCCTCCTTCTCATGGGAAGATTTGGGGTTCGCTATCAAGGATTTGGTCTCTCAG GGAATTATAGAAGAGGAAAGATTAGATTCTTTCAACTTGCCAGCTTATCAAGTATCTGAAGATGAATTAAGAAGTGAAGTGCACAAAGAAGGGTCTTTTACTATTGTGGGACTTGAAATTATCATTGGTAGTAGTAGTATGGACAAATATGATGATAATGAGAAGGGAAAATTATTTTCTAAACAAATGAGGGCAGTTTTAGAGAGtctaatttcatatcattttggaGAAAAGGTAGTGGACGCTATTTTCAATAGATATGCAGAGATCTTTACAGCCAACATCATACAAAATGAAGAATATATGAAACAGGCAACTAGAATTGCAGTAACACTTGAACGAAATGATTCCACTTAA